In the genome of Actinomycetota bacterium, one region contains:
- a CDS encoding DUF5319 family protein translates to MPDPLDPFEPQDDSPPEPIDEEERAALLDDLADLAEFRSALEQRGFLGVVISCPDCEEDHFFGWSLLRENLEHILQHGEPRVHEPAFEPAVDHYVTWDYAKGFVDGLLEGEHEQGPLRDGWTSPAEAARRLRRALTTRGLSEDEVAAVLSEGGLPPGDASAGPDGGR, encoded by the coding sequence GTGCCCGACCCCCTCGACCCGTTCGAGCCGCAAGACGACTCGCCCCCCGAACCCATCGACGAAGAGGAGCGCGCCGCGCTCCTGGATGATCTCGCCGACCTGGCCGAGTTCCGCTCGGCGCTGGAGCAGCGCGGCTTCCTCGGGGTGGTCATCTCCTGCCCCGACTGCGAGGAGGACCACTTCTTCGGCTGGAGCCTGCTGCGCGAGAACCTGGAGCACATCCTCCAGCACGGCGAGCCCCGGGTCCACGAGCCGGCCTTCGAGCCCGCGGTCGACCACTACGTGACCTGGGACTACGCCAAGGGCTTCGTCGACGGGCTGCTCGAGGGGGAGCACGAGCAGGGCCCCCTGCGGGACGGCTGGACCTCGCCGGCCGAGGCGGCCCGCCGCCTGCGCCGCGCCCTCACCACCCGCGGCCTGTCCGAGGACGAGGTCGCCGCCGTCCTCAGCGAGGGCGGCCTCCCGCCTGGCGACGCTTCCGCCGGGCCAGACGGCGGCCGGTGA